The following are from one region of the Deltaproteobacteria bacterium genome:
- a CDS encoding DUF4398 domain-containing protein produces MRWPNWRPGELTSHRTRFSLSGEMTSTIHYLFVRRIPATIVLLIVAGMLATACASDRAIRDAEAALAMAREAHADYLAPGEFRSAENWLAEAHVRLRAADHDAAQSYAQFAEGQANAALFVAKRYGTDQPVGPPPPEPSSPRDDDVENRMEGDEP; encoded by the coding sequence ATGCGTTGGCCGAACTGGCGTCCGGGTGAATTGACTTCGCACAGGACGCGATTCAGTCTGTCGGGCGAGATGACTTCCACAATCCATTACCTGTTCGTGCGTCGTATTCCCGCAACGATTGTGCTCCTGATCGTCGCCGGCATGTTGGCGACCGCGTGCGCGAGCGACCGGGCGATCCGCGACGCCGAAGCGGCGCTCGCCATGGCGCGTGAGGCGCACGCCGACTATCTCGCGCCGGGCGAGTTTCGCAGCGCCGAGAACTGGCTCGCCGAGGCGCATGTGCGGCTGCGCGCGGCGGATCACGACGCGGCGCAAAGCTACGCCCAGTTCGCCGAGGGTCAGGCGAATGCGGCTCTATTCGTCGCGAAGCGATACGGCACCGATCAGCCCGTCGGTCCGCCGCCGCCCGAACCATCCTCACCACGGGATGATGATGTCGAAAACCGAATGGAGGGGGACGAGCCTTGA